GCACCGGTTACTGAATCTAACAGGTGAATGGGATTCCTCGCCCGACTTCGACGACTCCTCATCAAGCTTCGGCGCGGAAGAAGCCGCGACTGTTATTTTGAGGGCCGGCGATTCCGATCTGTGAATAGGGGATTCCTCGCAAGATTTAGGGAGCACGGAAGCCGGAGGTGGGGAAGGAGGTGACGTTGGAGGCTGCGGCGGCGGCGAAgcagagggagaggaagaggcggACTTGAAGATCTCCGCTTCGTCTTT
This genomic stretch from Zingiber officinale cultivar Zhangliang chromosome 7A, Zo_v1.1, whole genome shotgun sequence harbors:
- the LOC122001055 gene encoding zinc finger AN1 domain-containing stress-associated protein 15-like — protein: MARESCNLDKDEAEIFKSASSSPSASPPPQPPTSPPSPPPASVLPKSCEESPIHRSESPALKITVAASSAPKLDEESSKSGEESHSPVRFSNRCSTCHKKVGLTGFRCRCGDLFCGRHRYSDAHDCSFDYKTAGREEIARANPVIKAAKIIKI